GGGAAGATACCTTGAAAATGGTTGCAAAAGATTGGAAGAAATAACAAAATATAAAATTCCAGATGCTGACACAGTTTATACAAGATTAAGTAAGAAAAATTTTAAAGAAATTTTAGATGAATTTTGTTTAATTCAAAATAAAATTTTATCCCAGATAAAAGATACAAAAGATGGAATAGTTGTTTTCATAGATTTAAATTAAGTTGATAAAAAAATTTTTTATTTTTTTGCAAAAATCAAAATCTAACATAACATTCGGAAAATACTGAAAATACAAAAATATTTAAATTGAAATGTTTTAAACTCGATGCATGCTGTTGATGTGAAAAATCTTGTTAAAAGATATGGAAAAATAGAGGCGGTTAAAGGTGTAACATTTCATGTTGATGAAGGGGAAATATTTGGTTTAATTGGTCCTAATGGAGCTGGAAAAACAACTATAATAAGAATAATATCAACATTGCTTAAAATAACTGAAGGAAGTGTAAATGTTTTTGGATATGATATAAACAGCGATGCAAATGAAATAAGAAAATTGATAAGCTACCTGCCCGAGGAGGCGGGCGCCTACAAAAACTTAACAGGCAGAGAATATTTGAGGTTCATATCCTCATTTTTTGATGGCGATGATTTAGTTGAAAGAGGGATTGAAATAGCGAATCTTGGAAAAAGAATAGATGACAAAATTGAAACATACAGCAAGGGAATGGTGCGGCGACTGCTGGTGGCAAGGGCTCTGATGAACAAGCCAAAACTTGCAATTCTTGATGAGCCGACTGCTGGGCTTGATGTGATAAATGCTCAGGAGATAAGGAGGATAATAAAGGAAAGTGTAAGGGAGGGTGTGACTGTTCTTCTTTCATCGCATAATATGCTTGAAGTAGAATTTTTGTGCGACAGGATAGTTCTTATTGATAATGGGAGAATTGTTGAGGAAGGCGAGCCAATGAAACTGAAGGAGAAATATGACGCGAGGAATATCGAGGA
This genomic stretch from Thermoplasmatales archaeon harbors:
- a CDS encoding ABC transporter ATP-binding protein, which gives rise to MHAVDVKNLVKRYGKIEAVKGVTFHVDEGEIFGLIGPNGAGKTTIIRIISTLLKITEGSVNVFGYDINSDANEIRKLISYLPEEAGAYKNLTGREYLRFISSFFDGDDLVERGIEIANLGKRIDDKIETYSKGMVRRLLVARALMNKPKLAILDEPTAGLDVINAQEIRRIIKESVREGVTVLLSSHNMLEVEFLCDRIVLIDNGRIVEEGEPMKLKEKYDARNIEEVFVKVIG